From Triticum urartu cultivar G1812 chromosome 2, Tu2.1, whole genome shotgun sequence, a single genomic window includes:
- the LOC125537941 gene encoding glycine--tRNA ligase, mitochondrial 1-like, whose protein sequence is MLLRLLSSASRAIAAKPHPPQTLAAAAAGATSTTRKLAAMAGNREAFRVAVGNTLERRLFYVPSFKIYGGVAGLYDYGPPGCAVKANVLAFWRQHFVLEEGMLEVDCPCVTPEVVLKASGHVEKFTDLMVKDEKTGSCYRADHLLKDFCKEKLENDNTLSPQKVEELNHILAVLDDLSAEQLGTKIKEYGIAAPDTKNPLSDPYPFNLMFQTSIGPSGLSAGYMRPETAQGIFVNFKDLYYYNGNKLPFAAAQIGQAFRNEISPRQGLLRVREFTLAEIEHFVDPEDKSHPKFCDVSDLEFLMFPREDQLTGRSATRLRLGEAVSEGTVNNETLGFFIGRVYLFLTQLGIDKDRLRFRQHLPNEMAHYAADCWDAEIECSYGWIECVGIADRSAYDLRAHSDKSGVPLEAHEKFAEPREVEKLVITPSKKELGLAFKGDQKMVLEALEAMGETEALGMKAALESKGDVDFKVCTLGKDVTIKRNMVSINMEKKKEHQRKFTPSVIEPSFGIGRIIYCLFEHCFYQRTGKTDDEQLNVFRFPPLVAPIKCTVFPLVKVEKFDVVAKKISKALTTAGISHIIDITGTSIGKRYARTDEIGVPLAITVDSTTSVTVRDRDSKDQIRVEVEEVASVVKEVTDGQSTWADIMWRYPAHTALATDEEEASET, encoded by the exons ATGCTCCTCCGCCTCCTCTCGTCCGCCTCTCGCGCCATCGCAGCAAAACCTCAcccaccccaaaccctagccgctgCTGCAGCTGGCGCCACCTCAACCACCCGGAAGCTCGCAGCCATGGCGGGTAACCGGGAGGCGTTCCGCGTGGCGGTGGGGAACACGCTCGAGCGGCGCCTCTTCTACGTGCCGTCCTTCAAGATCTACGGTGGCGTCGCGGGGCTCTATGACTACGGGCCGCCAGGGTGCGCCGTCAAGGCAAACGTCCTCGCCTTCTGGCGCCAG CATTTCGTGTTGGAGGAAGGGATGCTTGAGGTGGACTGTCCATGTGTGACACCAGAAGTTGTCTTGAAGGCCTCTGGCCATGTCGAAAAGTTTACGGACTTGATGGTTAAAGATGAAAAGACAGGCAGCTGTTATCGTGCTGATCACTTACTCAAGGACTTCTGTAAGGAGAAGCTCGAGAATGACAATACATTGTCACCACAGAAGGTCGAAGAATTAAACCATATTCTCGCTGTCTTGGATGATCTGTCAGCAGAACAATTAGGCACTAAGATTAAGGAGTATGGGATTGCTGCTCCTGACACAAAGAATCCATTGTCAGATCCATACCCCTTTAATCTCATGTTTCAGACTTCCATTGGACCATCAGGTTTGAGCGCAGG GTATATGAGGCCAGAGACAGCACAGGGTATCTTTGTGAACTTTAAAGACTTGTATTACTACAATGGCAACAAACTACCCTTCGCTGCAGCCCAAATCGGCCAGGCTTTCCGCAACGAG ATATCTCCCCGTCAAGGCCTTCTAAGAGTCCGTGAATTTACGTTGGCGGAGATTGAGCACTTTGTGGACCCAGAGGACAAGTCTCATCCAAAGTTTTGTGATGTTTCTGATCTAGAGTTCCTGATGTTTCCGAGAGAAGATCAACTGACAGGAAGATCCGCCACTAGACTTAGGCTCGGTGAAGCTGTTTCTGAG GGAACTGTGAACAATGAGACCCTTGGCTTCTTTATTGGAAGGGTCTATCTCTTCTTGACGCAGCTTGGGATTGACAAAGACCGTCTACGGTTCCGGCAGCATCTGCCAAATGAAATGGCTCACTATGCTGCTGATTGTTGGGATGCAGAGATCGAATGCTCTTATGGATGGATCGAGTGTGTTGGAATTGCTGATAGGTCAGCGTATGACTTGCGTGCCCACTCG GATAAAAGTGGTGTTCCACTCGAAGCTCATGAAAAATTCGCAGAGCCCAGAGAAGTGGAG AAGTTAGTTATAACCCCATCAAAGAAGGAGCTTGGTCTTGCGTTCAAAGGGGACCAAAAGATGGTTCTCGAAGCATTGGAA GCGATGGGTGAAACTGAAGCTCTGGGCATGAAAGCAGCTTTAGAGTCTAAAGGGGATGTTGACTTTAAGGTTTGTACCCTTGGGAAGGATGTTACCATAAAGAGAAATATGGTTTCAATTAACATGGAGAAGAAAAAGGAACATCAAAGGAAGTTCACTCCTTCTGTCATAGAGCCATCATTTGGCATAGGGAGAATTATTTACTGCTTGTTCGAACATTGCTTCTATCAAAGGACTGGCAAGACAGATGATGAGCAGTTGAATGTGTTTCGTTTCCCCCCTCTTGTTGCTCCAATTAAGTGTACTGTGTTTCCACTGGTCAAGGTTGAGAAATTTGATGTTGTTGCCAAGAAAATTTCAAAAGCTTTGACAACAGCAGGGATTTCTCACATTATCGACATCACAG GCACTTCGATTGGTAAGCGGTATGCAAGGACAGACGAAATCGGCGTCCCCCTGGCGATCACAGTCGACTCAACTACAAGTGTGACTGTCCGTGACCGGGACAGCAAGGATCAGATCCGTGTGGAGGTCGAAGAGGTGGCTTCCGTTGTGAAGGAAGTGACCGATGGGCAGAGCACCTGGGCAGACATCATGTGGAGATACCCAGCACATACCGCCTTGGCCACCGATGAGGAAGAAGCTTCAGAAACCTGA